The Vampirovibrionales bacterium DNA segment GCGGGAACTGCTCTGGCGTGTGGCGAATTGGCTGCGGGTTGTCCCCCGGCTTGCGAAAGATCATCAGGTAATCGGGGAGCCCCGGCGCAGACATGGAACTGTCTTTACACAACTCGCCGTAGAGCAGATTGCGCGAGTGCGTCCGCCCCTGCTCGACGACCGGGCATTTCCAGATTGTCACGCGGCGATAGAAGATGAACCCAGCGCGCTCGTGCGCTTCTCGGATTTGGTCGGAGAACGGCTTGAGGCCGATATAGCCGTCTTTCCATTTGCGCGTCGGGAGGTCGGAGCAGTGTACCGCGGCAATGCGGCCAGGCTTCAAGACGCGCAGCAGCTCGCGGGCCATGAAATCGTAGTGCGAGAAGAACTCTCCGTCGCTCCCGCTATTGCCCATGTCGGCAACGCTGTCTGAGTAGACGAACAGATCGCCAAACGGCGGCGAATAAACGCTATGCCCTATGCTGTCGTCAGGTAACTGGCGCAGTATTTCGTGGCAGTCTCCATTGTAGATTGACGCGTCGCCTAGATGCGCGTCGTCAAGGCACAGCACCGCCCTATCGGCGCTCGTCATCGAGCAATCCATGATGGCAATCTCCCGTAATGAGTGGGGGTATATTCGGCCATTGCGCACGATGATGCGGATCTGTTGCGCGCCATCGCTGCGGCCATTTCCGCCTGCATGCGCTTGTGATCGGCCTCTTTTCGAGCGAGCACATCGTCTGCTTGGCGCTCACTTTCATCAACGATGAGATGCGCGTGCACCTCGCGTTTCTGGCCGAACCGGTGAAACCGCTTCACCGCCTGAAACCATTCCTCGTAGCTGAATGTCCGGCCGATAAAGGCCGTGCGGGCGCAGTGCTGGAGGTTAAGCCCGTGGCCGCAAATGCCGGGCTTGGTGACCAAAACGCGGGCTTGGCGATCAATGAACGCGGCGATCGCCGATTCCTTGTCTTCGATCCGCATTGACCCGCGCACCTCGACGGCGCCCGGTATTCTGGCCATCAGCTTCTTTGCCTCGTCGTCGGTATTGCACCAGCAAACCCATGCCTCACCCGGCTCGCCGTGCACTAGGCCGGCAACCAGGTCCGCACGCGCATCGGATGTCTGCCGCTTTGCTGCGAACATTGAAGTCGCACTTGTTGCTGCCGCGAAGAGCTCGCCGTCCTTTGGCTTGATTGCAGCGATCGCCGGCTTATGGCGGATAATCTTCAGCGGGGGCAGTTCGTATCCGTCGTCAGAGAACCCCATGTCGCTCGGCATCACAGCCATGCGAGCCCACGATGCGACCCAATCCCAAAATGCCGAAACAGCGTGCCCCTTGAGCCGCCATTTCTGTGAAGCTGTGCTGGTGTCGTTGACAAACCACCGAGACAGCATCTCTCGATAGTCGAGCACGCCGAGGAACTCAGACTGAGTGCCTAGCTCCATATGATCGTTGGGCGCCGGCGTCGCGGTCGCGGACAAGCGGAACCGATGCCCAGCAAATGCTGATGTCAGCAGGCGGGTGGTTTTCCCGCCGAAAGCCTTGATAGCGGACCCTTCGTCTATGCACACTGACCCGAACGCGTCGGGGTCAATCTTCTCGATGCGGTCGTAATTGCAGATGCTCAGGCCGTCGCGCACGTCTGCCATGCTGCGGATCACGCGGGCGTCATATCCTCGCGATGTCCCTTCGCGCTCAAACTGCATGGCGACGGCCAGCGGGGTTAGGATAAGTGCCCGGCCGTTCGTGGCATCAGCCGCGTGCCGGCTAAATTCTAGCTGGACGCCAGTCTTTCCGAGGCCGGTCGAAAGAAAGGCGCCGGCCCGCCCGCGGTGCAAAGCAAACTCCGCCGTCGCGGCTTGGATCGGGAGCAGCCAATCCGCAAGTTCCGGCGTGCGTGTAAGACCTGTTGCCACGTGCGCCGGGCGCTTGCTGTCCAAGAACGCCGCGTACTTCGACTTCGCGCCGCCGAACCACTCCCGCACCCCCTCGTGCCCGTCAGCCGCTAGCCTGCAGGCTTCGTGGTACGTCGCCATCGCGTCGTCTTTCGCCCATGCTTCGGTCACAGCGCCAGGTCCTTTCCGCCCGAGCGCACCCGGCGGCCAAATTCGCCGATTAGGCACGCCTCGGCCCGATCGGCGTGGCATTTCGCTTTCCAATGATGCGCGTGTGACGGGAACAGTTCGTTAGCCCGCGCGATGACGAGCGACTTGTCGCCGGGCTTTTCGGCGCGCCTGATGCCGAGTGCATTGCGCCACGTCACCGGCGAGACGAGCGTCATCGGGATAAAGTGAGCGGCGAGAACGCCGCGGATCGCGCCGAAGACCTGGCCGAAGGCGAACGCCTGAATGGCGCCGTCTGTCGGCATGGCGCCGACGCGCTCTATGAAGGCGTGGTCGATATGACCGGCTGCGTCGATGAGCCGGGCAAACTCGTACGCATCAAGCTCGCGGCGCTTCTTGTCGCTCTTGACGACCACGGTTGTCGGCAGGTCGAGCACGAGGACGGGGGTGCCGTCCTTGACCAAGGCAAAGGCGCCGTTGACGCCTGGGTCACAGCCAAGCACAATCATGTGTCTAGCACCGCGAATAGATCATGCTGCCCGGATGCTGAAGCAGAATACTTGACGGTCAGCATAAAGCCGGCCGCAATGATGAGCGTGACGATCGTTGCCGCCGGGCCGACTACCCACCGCCAGCCGGCCGGCGAATCCAGCCACGACATGAGCTCGCCGAAGCGGTTGCGCTTGAGCACGCTCATGGCCGCCCCCACTTGGCGCACGCCTGGTCGAGCGACGATCCGCGTTGCACGGCGGTCTCGTAGCCGGGCACGGCGGCGCGCATCTCGTTGCAGTCGATGGCGATCCATCCAGACTCGTGCGTCTTGACGTCGGCGGCGAACACGGCCACGTGCCCCTTGCCGTCTGTCGCGACGGACGCGGCATCGAAGCAGTTGGTGCCGAGGCACCACCAATCCGGCTCGGCCGCGGTAGCCACGCCGGACGCAAGGGAGAGGACGGCGCAAACCTGCGCCGCCCGCACCACGGGCATGAAATTCAGCCGCATCACATCCCGTCCGCGCGCTGAACCCACTGGTTCGCCAGTTCCCAATTGCCCTGGCGCGCCGCCTCAAAAGCAATTCGGTAGTTCTCACACTTGCCTGAATCGTCGGTCCACTCAAGCAAGCCGAACGCGAACTTATTGCCCTTGAGGCAGCCGCTCGCAGCGGTAGGCGCCTGTGACAGGCCTACCGCATATCCGGTATTCTCGTTCTTGGTCGAATTGCCGCCGGAACTGCCGCCGGTGCCGACCGCCGTGCCGCCTTCAGCCGCGGCGCCGGACTGTGATCCAGCGACGGCCCCGGCAACGGCCTGTGCGCCAGCAACAGCGATTGGGTTGGCTAATGCCGGGCCGGATACGATCGCCAGCAGCGCGCCGGCATAGATGCATGCTTTGTGCACAGTTCTCTCCGTGTATGCGGATAAAAAAATCCCCTGCGGCGACCGCTTGCGTCTCTGCAGGAGCAGTTGAGTGGGGAGTAGCCGGCCGAGGGGATCGGCCAACCTTGCCAGCCGAAGCGTCGAGCGGCGGGCAAGCACGTGTCGCGCTCCTAGAGCACGAAAAGGGAAATGTAGAAGATCATGCCGGCGATCGCCGAAGCGGCGCCGACGCAACCGAACCACGCAAGCCGGCTTTCGGCCTTCGCCTTCGGAGTGAGCCCCGGCAGATCAACCCGCACGCCGCGCCAGGACTGCGGAGCGTGCAGCGGAACCTGCGGGTGGTCGTCTGCGAGGTATGGCGTCATGCTGCGTCTCCAGCAGGAATGGCGGGCAGGTCGAAAAAGTCTTCCGGCCGAACATGACCGCCGGTTTCGATGCAAATGCGCTCAATAAGCTTCGGCGACGGCACGGCTTCGCCGCGCTCGATGCGAAGCACTTGACTCCGATGGACCCCAAGCCTTGTTGCGACTTGCGCCATCTTGAGGCCTTCCGCCTCTCGCCACTCTCTGAGTTTCATGGGCCAATTGTTGCGCCACACACAACATCAAGTCAAGCCCCTTTCTCCGTTGTGAGCAGCGCAACAATTTTTTCGTCAATCGCCGATTCTCGGTTGACAGATTGTTGTGTGTGGCGCAACATCACTCCCATCAGCGTTATCCATCGCTGACCCGGCGCAACGCCGGCAACTGCCCTGGCGCGGCTGATCTTCAGCTTCGCCGGGGCGCTTTTCGGGAGTGGTGGGCATGGGCATCGAAATCGCAATTGGTTTGGCATGGCTCGGCATCGTCGGCTGTGCGCTGAGCTTCTTCCGGGGCGTCGGGCGATGAGCGCATTCACCCCCGATTTCGCCCGCGAATGTCGCCAGTTGTGGGATCACCCGTGGTCGATCGCCTACGCGGTGCAGATGGTTGGCGACAACATGGCCCACGATTTCGAATGGCTATGGTTTGCCGGCTGCGGATCAGATCAAGGCGACTGGTTTACCGCCTATGTCCACCCGGAAGCGGAGTGCTGACCATGACCGCGCAAGAGCACGTGCGCGTCGCCGTCGCGCAGCACCGTTGGTCCGATCTGTCGGATTGGGCTGCGGCGCTCGCTGAGCTGACGCAGCTTTCCGACGCCGAGATCGAGGCGATCGCCACTGATGCGCAGAAAGGGTTAGCGGCATGACCATCACATCAGCAGACTTGCCGGCCATTCTTGCGGCGCATGGAAAGTGGCGCCGCGGAGAAGCGGGCGGTGCCGTGGCGGACCTGAGCGAGGCGGACCTGAGCGGGGCGGACCTGACCGGGGCGTACCTGAGCGAGGCGGACCTGCGCAGGGCGGACCTGACCGGGGCGAACCTGAGCGAGGCGGACCTGCGCAGGGCGGACCTGACCGGGGCGTACCTGAGCGAGGCGGACCTGAGCGGGGCGGACCTGACCGGGGCGTACCTGAGCGAGGCGGACCTGCGCAGGGCGGACCTGACCGGGGCGAACCTGAGCGAGGCGGACCTGCGCAGGGCGGACCTGACCGGGGCGGACCTGACCGGGGCGAACCTGCCTGCGTTCCAAGTCCCTCAAGAAGGCTCTTTGATTGTCTGGAAAGCCATCTGCGGCGGGATCGCAAAGTTGGAAGTCCCGGCCGGCGCCAAGCGCACAGCATGCTTGATTAACCGGAAATGCCGCGCCGAGTTCGTGCGGACGCTGGAGCTTGTCATCGCCGGCCAGCCGGAAGCGACTTCGGCGCCCGGCCGTAACGACGAAAAGACGGCATACACCATCGGCGAGATCACGCGGCCGGATAGCTACGACGACGATATCCGCGTCGATTGCACGCACGGGATTCATTTCTTTTTAACCAAGGACGAGGCGGAGAAGTAGTGACCATAAAAATCGTTCGCCTCGACGACGGCCACAACGAGACCAGCCTGACAACGCGCCAGGTCAACGTGCCCGAGATCGGCCGGTGCGTGCAGATCGAGGGCGGGTCGTTCTCGATCATCTTGACCGCCGCGCAGGCTCAAGAGCTCGCGATCACGCTTCTGAGGAGTGTCGACATGACAAAACTGGAGTTATCGTTCGTCAAAAACTTCGAAGCAGATGTCCATCTGCAGTACCAGCAGATGGGTTCGAAGTTGAGGAACACCGTTCGTACCAAAAACAACGTCACCGGGTCAAGCGTGGAATTTTTACGGCTGAATAGCGGCGGGATGGCCGTTGAATGCGTGATGTCAGACTTCTACGCGGGCGATTGGATTGACCGCATCGATGAATTGAAGACAAACATCAATGAGCAGCAGGTTGTCGCCAAAGCAGGAGCTTTTGCGCTCGGTCGCAAGACGGACGAGCTGATCATCAACCAGTTGGCCACTGCCACCAAGCTCGCCGGTGCCGGTACCGATGGACTGACCAAGGCAAAAGTGCTGGATGCCTTCGAAATCCTCGGCGAGATCGACGTTCCAGACGACGGTCAGCGCTTCGGCGTCGTCGGCTGGAAGCAGTGGAGCGAGCTGCTGAACATCGAGGAGTTTGCCAACTCTGACTATGTCGGCGAGGACGATCTGCCGTGGAAGGGAACCCAGGCGAAGCGTTGGGCAGGTGCTCTCTGGCTGCCGCATTCAGGCCTGCCAAAGACAGGAAACGTCCGCAAGTGTTTCTGGTACCACAAGACTGCGGTTGGCCACGCGATTGGCGCCAAGGTCAAGACCGATATCACCTGGCACGGCGATCGCGCCGCGCATTTCGTCAACAACATGATGAGCCAGGGCGCCTGCCTGATTGATCCGTCGATGGTTGTCATCATGCCGTGCATGGAACCATGATCCGCCGCACATCCTGGCGCATCGGCATTGCCGAGCGGGCGCCTGACGTCGCGACGGCTGCGGGTGCGCTCGGCAGCCTCGTCGCTGGGTTTGTTGTTCTCGCATGGGTGCTGTGATGACCATTACCCACTACCCCGACCTGCTGCAAATCTCGGAAGAATGGTTTGCCGCTCGCTGCGGCATGCTCACAGCATCGGAGATGAAGCACATCATCACGCCCACCGGGACGCCCGCGAAGAACGAGAAGATGCGGGCGCATGCGTACGAGCTCCTGGCGCAACGGCTAACTAAATACGTCGAGCCGGCGTATGTCAGCGACGACATGCTGCGCGGCCACGAAGACGAGATCGATGCGCGGCTGCTGTACTCTCAGAAGTATGCGCCGGTTCAGGAAATGGGATTCATCGTCCGCGACTTCGGCGACTTCAAGATTGGCTATTCGCCCGATGGCATGGTCGGCGATGACGGCTTGATCGAGATCAAGAGCCGGCGCCAGAAGCTGCAGATTGAGACCATTTGCTATGCCGGTGTTCCTCGCGAGCACATGGTGCAACTGCAGACTGGCCTTCTCGTGTCTGGGCGCGAGTGGGTCGATTACGTCAGCTATTCCGGCGGGTTGCCGATGGCCGTTTATCGGGTCGATGCCGACGATGCCATGCAGGCTGCAATCCTGGCAGCGGCCGAGGTGTTCGAAGACTTCATAGTCTCGGCGGACTACACGTTCCGATGCCAAGTGGAGACGCGCCGGTTCCACCCAACCGCGCGCAAGACAGAAACGGAAATGGTGATTTGATGTTCGCTGAGGACAAGACGAAGGAAGACCTCGAAGACTTCTTGCGCCGCCGGGGATACCGACGATGCGACATTCCCGCCTGCAACTGCGGGTCATTTCATGGCGGACATGCTGACGACCGGCTGCGGGAAATCGGCGACTACATCGAAGGCTGCGGCATGTGGCGCGGCACGATCCTAGATAGCATCAGGTTCGTCTTCCGCAATTACGGCATCGACTCCGAGGACGCAAACTAATGGACATGTCGAAATTCGTAATCCCGAAGTCGGATCAGCTAAACGCCGACGATCTGCTTTCTGGCCCGCGCACGATCACGATCACAAAGGTTTCCGGCACGGGCGCTGCGGATCAGCCGGTAGCGGTGCATTTCGAGGGCGACGACGGCAAGCCGTACAAGCCATGCAAGAGCATGCGGCGCGTGATGATCGCCGGCTGGGGCGTCGATGCCGCGCAATACGTCGGCCGGTCGATGACGCTATATTGCGATCCGAAGGTGGTCTTCGGCGGCATGCAAGTTGGCGGAATCAGAGTGAGCCACATGAGCCACCTGTCTGCGCCGCTCAACCTCGCACTCACCGTCACAAAAGCTAAGCGCGCGCCGTATCGCGTGCAGCCGCTTCAAGCATCCTCGGCGCCCCCCCGAGGCAGTGCCCCCGCCGCTGATCTTGACAACGAAAGGAGTGACGATCCGAGCGATGCCGGCAGCGGCGGGGACACTATCAACGCATGGGACGCGGGCGAGGTCGAGAGGACTGAGATATTCCGCATCCCACTGAGCAACACCGATGGCGAGACGCGGTTTTATTCCCAGGTTCCGGCCTGGTGCGAGGCGCTGGCGTATCTGGTCGATACCGGCGACTGGCACGCTGTATGGGAGGCGAACTCGGCAGCGCACGCCAAGATGGTTGCAACGATGAAAAACGCGACGATCCAAGGCCACCTGAAGGCGATCGCCGACCACGTGGACGCCACCCGCCGCGCGGTCGAGTTGGAGAAAGGGCCAGGGGCATGATGGACGAACACGAGCAGTGCAAGATCGACGAGAACGAATTGCAGGAGGATATGGAAGCCATCCGCGCCCGTGCCGCGACGTGGTTGTTGATGGCCCAACGAGCCGAGGCGGCGGAGGCTGAGCGGGACCGGCTGCGCGAGGCGCTGGCGGATGTGCGTGCAGTCTTCGTGAAGCTACACGAACTATGGGACTCCGATCGCGATGTGCACGCTGGCAAACTGGTGATCGCGTGTCTCGATCCGTCGATCCACTACAACCCGCTTGCGGGTAAGGTTGCGGCAGCTATAGCAAAGGACGAGGAGCGCTGCCGCGCTGCGCGCAGTGACGGTGAGTGCATCCATCCGGACTGCCCGCAACTGCTCGACGGTGAGCCGGCACGTTCCGGGCGCTCGTGCCCGCTTCCGTGGGGAGACGACGAATGACCAAGATCAGTGACGCGCGGTTGCGGGAGTTGCGCGAATATTTTGGCGCCGCCGGTGATTGGGTAGCGACAGACACATTGCCGACCACCCATGAAGTTCGGCAGATGCTCAACGAACTCCTCGCCATCCGCGCCGCCCGTGCGCAGTTACCCAGCGACGACATCGACCCTGAAAAGGTCTCTGTATGGTCTCACGCGTACTGGCGGGAGCGGGCGCTGATCGCGGAGAGCATCCGTGCGCCGGAAGGACTGCGGGAGCGGATCGCAGACGGCATTGCAGATGATCGATACGACGAGTCCGTCTCGGCCGGGGCTGTTGCCGACCGCATCCTCGCGCTGCTGCCAGTCATCAAGGATTCCTTGACTACTGCCGGTCCCGTGATGCCGGAGACGCCGAGCGAGCGGGCATTAGATGCAATCTACGCAGCCGGTGAAAACGATTGTGAGACGCTTTACACGATGCTCCGAGACGCCCTGATCGCCGAGCAGAAGGAGCGCGAGGAGTGACAAGCGCGGCATTCATCGATGGAAAGCTCCGAGAGCACAAGCAGGAGTTGTGCGGCGACCAGGAATGCTGTGGCGAGTGCGATGTCACAGCGCATTACGGGTTCTATGGTGGCTACGGCTTAGGCGGCATGGAGTTGTGCATGCGGTGCGGAGCGATTAGCAACTTTACCGAGGATCGCGACCAGTGAACATTGACGAAGCGGAACAGCGTCACGCGGCTATCTGGTTGGCGCCGTGGTGTAACGAGTGCGATCGGCTGTGCTATTCGGACGGACGGACGTGGTGCTGGGAAGACGTTTACGAGCCGTGCGGAGAGTGCGGGCGTAAGTCGGTGAAGTATGTCTTGGCTGAGGAATCGAAATGAACATCGACGAAGCGGCTAAGGCGACGCGGCGGTGGCTATGTGGTTACGAGTACCGCTGTGGGAGAGATGGGATTAGTGGGTGGGTGGTTTACGAGGCGGATGTCGAATCCGACGATGGCGTTCGGTTCCCGTCTAGGGAAGAAGCCCAAGCCGCCTGCGACCGCCTCAACCTCGCCGCCGTGCTGCGGGCGATCCGCGAGCCGAGCGAGGCTATGGTGACTGAAGCAGAGCGGGCGCACGGCCTGTGGGAGGGTTTTGTCGCAGAAGACGGGTGGCGCACCATGATCGACGCCGCGATTAAGGATGTCGAAGGGTGACCAGCGCCGCAAATACCATCGCAAATGGAGGCAGTGATGAGTGACGCTCTGTATGGATTAGGCGGCTTGCGCTTTTGGGGGGAGTCCGAGATTGAGTTGCGCGAAGCGTTCATGGCTAGGTGCGCAGCGGTGGTGCGGCGTACGCTCCTCGGGATTAACCCCGCGTGGCGGATGATCCGGGTAGAAGGGCCGTGCCTCGCCCCACGCAGCCACGTCAGTGCCGCTTACGGCGACGATGACGTGTTCGTCACGAACCACCATGCCGGAGGCGACCATTTGTGTCTGCGCGCAGAGACGACTGACAGCAGTTATTCCTGGGCGAGGAAGATGCTGAACGATGGGAAGGCCAAGATGCCACTGTGTGTCTGGCAGGCCGGCAAATCGTTCCGCCGCGAGACTAACGACGGCGCGTCAGCTGCGAAGCTACGGTTCAACGAATTTTGGCAACTCGAGATGCAGTGCATCTACGCGATCGGCACCAAAGCAGATTATCGGTCGCCATTGATTTCCGCCGTCAGTGCGGAGATCAGCCGGTTTACTGGCCGCCCGATCCGAGTGGTCGAAAGCGAACGGCTCCCGGCCTACTCGACCAGCACGCTGGACATCGAGGTCGACGGAAGGGAGATGGCGTCGTGCTCGATCCGCACCGATTTCTCGGATGGCGCGCTAGTGTGCGAGATCGCGATCGGCCTTGACCGTGTGGTCACGTTTGCCGAGGCTATGCAATTGCAGTGAGCCGGCGCCTTCCCAGCTACCGTGATAGCGGAATCACGATGCAAACTCTGCGTCGTGCTTGTCCCATGTGCTCTCGCCGAACCAGCGAACAGCGCGGTACATGACCTCGGCGAGCCAGAGCTGCGCCGCCGCTTTCCATCCGCCCGTGACCCGCTCCGAGGCAAGGCGCCGCATCAGTGCCAGGAACAGCAAGTCCGTGTGCTTGCGGCTGATGCGCTGGCCATTCGACAGAAACGGGCGATGTCGGAACGCATAATCGTGCCCGAGCGAGGCGGCAGAGAACACGCCCCAGCGCGGCACCAGCCAGCCGACGATGCCCGGCCGCGACGCGCCATCCCATCGGGTATGATCGGGGATCATCAGCCGCTCGCTGCGCCACGCGTCATCACCGTCCGTCCGCCATTCCCATGCGATCCACACAGCACGCGCGGTCAACCGGTGCTCGTCATCGCCGGGGATCGGAATGCTGTCGAAGTCGCCTTCGATGCGGACGTTACGAAGTCGCACGGGGTGATCCTCCATAGGCAAGGCCGTGGAAATAGGCCGTGCAGTAAGCGTCATCGGCTTCGGCGTTCATGCCCCATTGCAGGATCGGCTCATACGGCGCGCAGGCGATCCCGTCTTCCCACCCCTTGCGCTCCGACGCATCGACGAGACCAGGCCAGATGGCGATCATTCGCGCGGCTCCCGAATCAGATTGACGGGCTCATTCAACAAACCCTCCCGCCGCAGCGTCTCGACGATCGCGTCGGCCCAGATGTAGTCGACCGGCTCGAGCACATCGCTCGGCTCGTATCCGCCGCGCATCCGGGCGATAACGTCGATAACCCGCTCAGCGCGGTTCATGATGCGTCATCAAGTGCAGCCTGTAGCTGCGCTAGGGCCTTGCGGACGGCAGAGACAAGCGATGCGTACTTCGCGGCGTCGGATGTATCGACCGGCCCGACTTGCGCATCAGCGACCGCCGCGGCAACCCGAGTTGCGGCTCTGATGATCTTCTCGAACGCGTTGGCGTAATCCGCAATCAACTGCGCCCGGTCGAGGCCGTTGACGACGCGGCGGGCGTTGAGATAGTCGCAGCCATTGGCGTTGATGTAGTCGCCGATCTTCTTTCCGGTGAACAGGCCGCGCGCCATGCCGACGGCCATGATCGCGAAGGCCGTCTTCGGGTCTTTGGCGAGATCGGGATTGCCGAGCAGGTCGATGCCGAGAAGTTCCGAGAACAGCGTGTAATTGCGCCTGCCGGTAAGCTGCACGTAGCCGCGGCCGCGATAGAGATAGCCGTCGCCCGGCTGCGTATTGCCGAGCGTGCGGCCGATCGTCGTGTTGTACCCGTACTTGTCGAAGTACGAGCGGTCGCCGCGTTCCTCGATCGGCTCCCATGTGTCGGCGCATTCGTGCTTCGTCGTCGCCAGCAGGTAGGCGACGTTGCGGATATCAGATGGATCATCCGCCTCGATGAACCCGAGAAGCGTTTCGATCCCGTCAACCTGCGACTGGTTGAGTTTGCCGAACGCGTCGCGGTAGCCGGCGAAGAACGTCTTGCGGTCGATGATCACAGGCTACGCTCCTTGGCGTCGATCCTTGCGTCATTGCGCGTCTCGCGGATCGTATCGCCGAGCACCATCGTCTTGAGCTTCGATCCAGACGACGACCCGAAGTAGTATGCCAGCACCATCGCGTAAGCGCCGGCCACCTGCCCAATCAGCAGGTAGATCACATCGCCGTTGTCCTTCGGAGGGATCACGAAGAACAGCGCCCCTAG contains these protein-coding regions:
- a CDS encoding DUF1353 domain-containing protein, with amino-acid sequence MRLRNVRIEGDFDSIPIPGDDEHRLTARAVWIAWEWRTDGDDAWRSERLMIPDHTRWDGASRPGIVGWLVPRWGVFSAASLGHDYAFRHRPFLSNGQRISRKHTDLLFLALMRRLASERVTGGWKAAAQLWLAEVMYRAVRWFGESTWDKHDAEFAS
- a CDS encoding helicase; the protein is MTEAWAKDDAMATYHEACRLAADGHEGVREWFGGAKSKYAAFLDSKRPAHVATGLTRTPELADWLLPIQAATAEFALHRGRAGAFLSTGLGKTGVQLEFSRHAADATNGRALILTPLAVAMQFEREGTSRGYDARVIRSMADVRDGLSICNYDRIEKIDPDAFGSVCIDEGSAIKAFGGKTTRLLTSAFAGHRFRLSATATPAPNDHMELGTQSEFLGVLDYREMLSRWFVNDTSTASQKWRLKGHAVSAFWDWVASWARMAVMPSDMGFSDDGYELPPLKIIRHKPAIAAIKPKDGELFAAATSATSMFAAKRQTSDARADLVAGLVHGEPGEAWVCWCNTDDEAKKLMARIPGAVEVRGSMRIEDKESAIAAFIDRQARVLVTKPGICGHGLNLQHCARTAFIGRTFSYEEWFQAVKRFHRFGQKREVHAHLIVDESERQADDVLARKEADHKRMQAEMAAAMARNRSASSCAMAEYTPTHYGRLPSWIAR
- a CDS encoding pentapeptide repeat-containing protein, encoding MTITSADLPAILAAHGKWRRGEAGGAVADLSEADLSGADLTGAYLSEADLRRADLTGANLSEADLRRADLTGAYLSEADLSGADLTGAYLSEADLRRADLTGANLSEADLRRADLTGADLTGANLPAFQVPQEGSLIVWKAICGGIAKLEVPAGAKRTACLINRKCRAEFVRTLELVIAGQPEATSAPGRNDEKTAYTIGEITRPDSYDDDIRVDCTHGIHFFLTKDEAEK
- a CDS encoding site-specific DNA-methyltransferase, whose product is MTSADRAVLCLDDAHLGDASIYNGDCHEILRQLPDDSIGHSVYSPPFGDLFVYSDSVADMGNSGSDGEFFSHYDFMARELLRVLKPGRIAAVHCSDLPTRKWKDGYIGLKPFSDQIREAHERAGFIFYRRVTIWKCPVVEQGRTHSRNLLYGELCKDSSMSAPGLPDYLMIFRKPGDNPQPIRHTPEQFPLSQWQEWASPVWMTVDQTKVLGGVVAQRQARDHADERHVCPLQLDVIRRSIIMWSNPGDTVISPFMGIGSEGVVALEEGRRFVGVELKRSYFEQAKRHLAAISNQMQLFGGK
- a CDS encoding helix-turn-helix transcriptional regulator, with amino-acid sequence MAQVATRLGVHRSQVLRIERGEAVPSPKLIERICIETGGHVRPEDFFDLPAIPAGDAA
- a CDS encoding YqaJ viral recombinase family protein, translated to MGAVMTITHYPDLLQISEEWFAARCGMLTASEMKHIITPTGTPAKNEKMRAHAYELLAQRLTKYVEPAYVSDDMLRGHEDEIDARLLYSQKYAPVQEMGFIVRDFGDFKIGYSPDGMVGDDGLIEIKSRRQKLQIETICYAGVPREHMVQLQTGLLVSGREWVDYVSYSGGLPMAVYRVDADDAMQAAILAAAEVFEDFIVSADYTFRCQVETRRFHPTARKTETEMVI